A section of the Novipirellula caenicola genome encodes:
- a CDS encoding aminotransferase class I/II-fold pyridoxal phosphate-dependent enzyme, giving the protein MSQPFDADTPNIDAPAIAPLTTDPVPEPFEVKFASRVDRLPPYMFGRINNSLYQKRRAGDDVIDLGMGNPSDPPDPTVIQKLHDAASDPGNHGYSKSNGIANLRKEVASKYNRQYGVRLDPDSEIIACLGSKEGFSHMCLALMGPGDTAMIPSPYFPVHMYGVILASGNVVALDVADPDRFLRNVAYTCEHMAPKPKILIVNYPHNPSSAVIEPDFFVEVVRLAKKYKFMVIHDFAYADVAFDGYQPPSFLSAPGAKDVGVEFTTMSKGYNMAGWRVGFCAGNSEMIRGLGTIKGYYDYGMFQAIQIAAIVALRETEASVEKQSMIYQGRRDVLVSGLRRLGWNLTPPKAGMFVWAEVPEPWKSKMSTMDFAMKLLEEGNVAVSPGSGFGNAGEGYLRMSLVENEQRLRQAVRQIAKCLSTSGAPTSNATT; this is encoded by the coding sequence ATGAGTCAACCTTTTGACGCTGACACCCCCAACATTGACGCACCCGCCATCGCACCGTTGACGACCGATCCGGTTCCCGAGCCGTTTGAGGTAAAATTTGCCTCGCGCGTCGACCGGCTTCCGCCCTACATGTTCGGGCGAATCAACAATTCGCTGTACCAAAAACGACGTGCCGGGGACGACGTGATCGATCTTGGAATGGGCAACCCGTCCGATCCGCCAGACCCGACCGTGATCCAAAAACTGCACGACGCCGCCTCGGATCCCGGCAACCATGGCTACAGCAAGTCCAATGGGATTGCGAATTTACGCAAAGAAGTCGCAAGCAAGTACAACCGTCAATACGGTGTACGGCTTGACCCCGATTCGGAAATCATCGCCTGTCTGGGCAGCAAAGAGGGGTTCTCGCACATGTGTTTGGCGCTGATGGGGCCTGGCGATACTGCCATGATCCCTTCGCCCTATTTCCCTGTGCACATGTACGGCGTCATTTTGGCCAGCGGTAATGTGGTCGCGCTGGATGTGGCTGATCCCGATCGTTTTTTACGCAACGTTGCGTACACCTGCGAACACATGGCTCCCAAGCCCAAAATCTTGATCGTCAATTACCCGCACAACCCCTCCTCTGCGGTGATCGAACCGGACTTCTTTGTCGAAGTCGTGCGGCTGGCCAAGAAATACAAGTTCATGGTCATTCATGACTTTGCCTATGCCGACGTCGCGTTTGACGGTTATCAACCGCCGAGCTTCTTAAGTGCTCCGGGAGCCAAGGATGTGGGCGTTGAGTTCACCACCATGAGCAAGGGGTACAACATGGCAGGATGGCGAGTCGGTTTTTGTGCTGGAAATTCCGAGATGATTCGGGGCCTTGGCACGATCAAGGGCTACTACGACTACGGAATGTTCCAAGCCATTCAAATCGCGGCAATCGTCGCGCTGCGAGAAACCGAGGCGAGCGTCGAGAAACAATCGATGATCTATCAAGGCCGACGCGACGTGTTGGTCAGCGGACTGCGGCGTCTGGGATGGAATCTAACACCGCCCAAAGCCGGCATGTTCGTCTGGGCCGAGGTCCCCGAACCTTGGAAAAGCAAGATGAGCACGATGGACTTTGCCATGAAATTGCTCGAAGAGGGCAATGTCGCAGTCAGCCCTGGCAGCGGATTTGGTAACGCCGGCGAAGGCTACCTGCGAATGTCGTTGGTCGAAAACGAGCAGCGACTCCGTCAAGCGGTCCGCCAGATTGCGAAGTGTTTATCCACCTCGGGGGCCCCCACCTCCAACGCGACGACCTAG
- a CDS encoding PQQ-binding-like beta-propeller repeat protein — protein sequence MPFRFVASLATLVFLAATLAVVTPSVFGADTSIQHRVLIQGNGKLAVVEPDGQISWEMPWGGIHDLHVLPNGNYLTLKGSDKVVEINPQTKQVVWQYDAGVRNGNEGKRIEIHAAAMIDHDRFMVAESGAARIIEIDREGNLLKEIPLVVDHPNPHTDTRLVRRLENGNYLVAHEADGTAREYDRESGKVIWEYKVPMFGKQAKRGHGPEAFGNRLFAAIRRPNGNTLIATGNGHSVIEVTPQKKIVWQIHQNDLPSIRLAWVTTLDVLDNGNIVIGNCHAGPNQPQIIELDPATNQVVWTFERFDEFGNDVSNTLLLDQRSTTTR from the coding sequence ATGCCATTTCGATTCGTTGCCTCTTTGGCAACCCTCGTCTTTCTTGCGGCGACCTTAGCGGTCGTCACCCCATCAGTGTTCGGCGCGGACACTTCGATCCAACATCGTGTGCTGATTCAAGGCAACGGCAAACTCGCCGTGGTCGAACCGGATGGCCAAATCAGCTGGGAAATGCCCTGGGGCGGCATTCACGATTTGCACGTCTTGCCCAACGGCAACTACTTGACGCTCAAAGGCAGCGACAAAGTGGTCGAGATCAATCCCCAAACCAAGCAAGTGGTTTGGCAATATGACGCCGGCGTGCGCAATGGCAACGAGGGCAAACGCATCGAAATCCACGCGGCAGCGATGATTGATCACGATCGATTCATGGTGGCCGAGTCTGGTGCCGCTCGCATCATCGAGATCGATCGGGAGGGAAACCTGTTGAAGGAAATTCCGTTGGTCGTCGACCATCCCAATCCGCACACCGACACTCGGCTTGTTCGCCGTCTCGAAAACGGAAACTACTTGGTAGCTCACGAGGCTGACGGCACCGCCCGCGAATACGATCGAGAATCCGGCAAGGTCATTTGGGAATACAAGGTTCCGATGTTTGGCAAGCAGGCCAAGCGCGGGCATGGTCCCGAAGCGTTTGGCAATCGCTTGTTTGCAGCGATCCGTCGCCCCAATGGGAATACTTTGATCGCGACCGGCAATGGACACAGTGTGATCGAGGTGACGCCGCAGAAAAAGATCGTTTGGCAGATCCACCAAAACGACTTGCCCTCGATTCGATTGGCGTGGGTCACCACGTTGGACGTCTTAGACAATGGCAACATCGTCATAGGAAATTGCCACGCCGGGCCCAACCAACCGCAGATCATCGAGCTCGATCCTGCAACCAACCAAGTGGTTTGGACCTTCGAACGTTTCGACGAATTTGGCAACGACGTCTCCAACACGCTGCTTTTGGACCAGCGGTCGACGACGACTCGGTAA